The Fervidicoccaceae archaeon DNA segment CAAAGAAGGCAACTCCAGCAGAGGGTGTATATTTTGCTATAATGTCAATAGGACTATAGGTTCCTCCAGTTAGCGTGGTAGCTATGAATCCGAGAGCTGTTCCAACGACCTGTGGAGCTATTAATCCTAGAATATGCCCAGAGATCAGGCTCTTGGTTCCCTTGTTCCATCTGCATATGTCACTCACGTTCAATGCTATGGTTCCCCACCAGGCCGTTTGCACAGCAACTGCCAGGAAGAAGCTATTGCTTATCCAGGGGACTCCACCCTGAGTCCATGAGGGCATCTTTCCTGGCAGGTTTGGAAGACCAGCCATGTAGTAAGTGAACCATGCAAAGAATATGAGGAGTAGGGGTCCTGCCAGCGTATCAAAGTACTTTATTCCTGTGATCCTGAAATAACCGAAGGTCCAAACAAGCAGCAAGTAGAATATGAACGTATACGGCGTGTAGAGTAGTCCATTGGCAATAATCCAGTCCGATGGCTTCCCCAAGAGTACTAAGATCATCTCCGTCATTGCCCAAGCAGCTATGTAGCCGTCAACGCCATACCAGAATATGCTCACGATGGCTCTAACGAGCATTGGGAGTATGGAACCTCTGTAGCCGAATGCTGGTCGAAGCTGAACCGGGAATGGTATTCCATATTTGATTCCAACATATCCGTTGAAGTACATAACTAATGCTATAACGGTGTTTCCAATGAAGGCTGCTACTACTGTCTGCAGTAAATTAAGTCCAAGGATCTGGCTAATCCATCCTAGAAAGAATATGGATGTTGTTATTGCCATAGAGAGTATCATTAGAACGTACTGCCATCCTGTAGTGCTCCTCTTGTCAGATGGGATTGGAAGAAGGTCGGGATGGTCTTTGTAACTACTCATTAAACCACCTTTTCATTTTAATTGTTATTTGTTAAAATTATATTAAAATTTTTCTTCAATAATATTTAAATTTTTATGTGCTAGTTAGAGATGATATTCAAGTTAAAAGCAATTTTTTAAAAGGGGAAAAGATTCTTATTATAAGTGTGCGGGGCCGTAGTCTAGCTTGGTAGGATGCGAGGCTTGGGCCCTCGTGGTCCGGGGTTCAAATCCCCGCGGCCCCACCACGATGTTTTCCTTCATGCTCAAATCCAAGGCATTCTCTATACAATTTCCGAAGAAGCAATGGACTTAGCTTTATTTTTCCTAGAGAAAAACAATTATTAAGTATAATGTAAGTTCTTCCATATGACCTTGGAGAAAGGAGGTAAAAGAGGTATCTGCAATGAGCTTCCAGATTTCTAAGGAGCAGCTGAGGGCTTTGCTCAAGGAGCTGAAGCAGTGGAGGGCGCCTGCAACAACACTGCTTTCCTTGTATATTCCCCCAGGGAGGCCCGTTAGCGATGTTGTCAACATGCTGAGAACCGAACTGAGTATAACCGATAACATTAAGCTAAAGCGAACGAAGGATGCCGTCCAAACATCCTTGAGCATGGCTATAGACAGGCTTTCAAGCATTTCCAAAATCCCTGAGAACGGGTTAGTTCTATTCTGTGGAGTCAACTCGGATACGGGAAAGCAGATATGCATGATGTTTTCCCCTCCTGAGACTGTTAAGATCTATTACTACAGAACAGATAAGTGGTTCCACACAGAGTTTCTCGAGGAAATGGTTTCCGAGAAGAACTATTATGGGCTAATAATAATTGAGAGGGATGAAGCAACAATAGGGCTTCTGAAGGGAACTACTATAGAGCTTCTCGACAACCTCATGAGCTATATTCCGGGAAAGCATACAAAAGGAGGGCAGAGCCAAAGGAGGTTCGATAGGATAATTGAGCAGATGGTTGAGGACTTCTACAAGACTGTGGCTGAGAGGGTCAAGCAGCTCTTTGAACCAATCCTTCTTGAGGGAAAGTTAAAGGGAATACTGATTGGCGGCCCGGGCTATAGTAAGCAAGACTTTGTGAATGGGGAGTATCTTGAGAAGCGGTTCAGAGATCTGGTCATTAATAAGCTTATAGACGTTGGTTACCAGAATGAAGCGGGATTGAGAGAGCTGGTGATAAAGGCCTCTGATGTTCTTCAGGACCACAGATATTCAGATGCATTCAAGAGGGTTGAGGAATTGAAAACTCATATGGCTAAGGCAGATGGACTGGCCATTTTTGGCTATGATGAGGTTAAACAGGCTGCTGATATTGGAGCTCTTCAGGTCTTGCTTGTTGTGGAGGATCACCCCCTCATTGACGAATTGGAAGCTCTAGCAAAGAAGTCTGGTGCAGAATTGGTAGTTGTTCCCCTGAATTCTCCGGAGGGGGAATGGCTCCAGAGCTCCTTTGAAGGAATTGCAGGCATAGTGCGCTACAAGATATTCTAGTCTCTCTTCAGAGGCTCTGGGATCGTGTGAAATGAATAAAAAGGTCCTTTGCTAATTTATTACACGAATAGAGCAGCTCATTATTTCAATGCGCTGATGCAGGATGTCCAATAGAACCTCCATATGTGTTCTGTGCAAGGGCAATAAGGGTCTCTGCGGACTTAGAGAATGCCCTCTGCTAACAAGAACAAGGAGTATGTTCAAGATATATAGCAGAATAGTTAATGACTTGGACATAAGCGGTATGACGCCTCCCAGTGCAGTTGTTGGGGAAAAAGGCTATCCAGAGGTTCCACTTTTATTCAATATTGCAGAAGCTGTGGAGAAGGAGAAAGCCTCCATCTATGATGATCCTAAAGCATGGCACGGAAAACTTGGCCTAAAGGAAATAGTTGAGCTGAGGACTTCAATGATCAGCGGTCTATTGAGAGTCCCAGTATTTGACCCATGGAGGCTGTATGAAAAAGAAATCTCTCTTGCACTCGTCAGCACTACACCAGTTGATAGCGAAGCTTTCTTGAAGAAGCCTCCCAGGCTAGATCTCTCTTTTGACAGCGTTCTGAGACCAGTGGGTCTCATATCCCCCCTGCAGAGGCTCATAATTGAGGGGTCTCCTAAAATTCACAGAAGCCTGGAGAAAATGATTTGGGATGATGTCCTGGCAAGGAATGCAGTCATAGAGCTCTATATTAGCGGAATAGATGTATATGTGCTCGAGAGGGCACTGAGCCTAGGTTTGCTCGGTATGAAGAAAGGAAGAAAGCTTGTCCCAACTAGATGGGCAATAACTGCTATAGATGACATAATAAGCGACTTTTTGAGGGATAAAGTTCAACAGTTTGAGGAGCTAAGTCAACCTGAAGTATACTATGGAGAATATCTCTACAATAAGTTTACTATTGTTCTCCTTCCGGGCACTTATGAGGGCATTTGGATAGAAGTGTGGCATCCTCGTAGCATATGGGCAATGGGCTCAAGAGCTCCGGAGATAGCAATAGTTAGAGAGGGGGTAAAGGGAAAGCCAAGACCTCCCGATGGTGGCTTCTCTGCAGCAAGATTGGCTGTTCTGGAGCACCTATTCAATGAGAGGAGAAACGCAAAATTCATAATATTAAGGGAGGTTATGCCTCAATACAGCGTTCCTCTGGGGAACTGGCACATAAGAGAGACTGTTAGGTCTGCTCTCCGCTCGCCTCCCTTGAAAGTCAATAGCATTGACGAGATTTTCGATCTGCTGGAGATGAGAGCTAGTTCGAGGGAGGCTATAGAGCTATTCAGAGATGCTTTAAATAGGATTATTAGCCAGAAGAGTATTCTTCAGTACCTAAACTGGGGAAAAGAATAGATAGCGTGAAGGAAAATGTTTGCAGGAATCATATATAGACTGAATGAGAAGGAAGGATATTCCTTGGCAGTTGGTGCTGCCGCCGTTGTTTTGGCGCTTGTTGGTAAATTCTCTTATCTTGGAATAATTTCTGTCCTTATAGGATTCTTTATGCACGAGATGGCACACAGGTTCTTTGCTAGAAGAGCTATGTGCAGCAGCAGGTTTGTTCTTGATCCTTTGGGTTTAGCTATAACACTGATATCATCTATCCTTCCCCTTGCATTTCTTGCGCCAGGATATGTTGGAATTTATTGCTATGGGAATGTTCTGAGAAGAGGGGATATGCTAAAAATAAGCTCTGGAGGTATAGCAACTAACTTAGCTCTTTCTATTATTGGAGCGATTCTCTATCCTATTTCTCCTGCCTTTTTCTCGACATTCTCAGTGATAAATGCTTGGTTTGCTCTATTCAATTTGATACCGTTCGGTCCATTTGATGGTGCCAAGATCTTCAAGATAAGTAAGCTGATCTGGATTATTATGTTTATTTTGTCTCTTTCCCTCTACCTATACTGGATAATCTGATATTCCTCTGATCATAAATTGGTGAGGATTCCAGCTGTAGGGCTCTGACATACAAGCGGCTAATCTATATAAGAGGAGAAAGAAAAAGAGAAAAGCGGTGCACAATTTGACTGAGAAGGTCAGAAAGATAGCTGTTTTTGAGGGAAAAGCCAGAATTGGAGAGATCATGGGAGGGCTGACAAATATACAGCTGAGACCTGAAGACTTCTCCAGTCCTGTCGCTCTCCAGATGGCCTTTTCAAGAATATATGAAGGTGTGATAAAGGCTCTAGAGGAGGGGCCCAAGAAGAGGTTTGTAGCAGAGGTTAAAATGACTGATTCTCTTGGTAATCAGATTGTCATGGGCATTGATCTTGGAGAGGCTCCACCTCCATTTAGCAAAAGCGAAGTGAAAGCAAGAATTACAGTTGAACTCTTTGAGGAAGAGGAGGAATAGCACCACAGTATCTTTGATAAGGATATCACATTAGCTGGACTGCGGGTGGGCAGAACGAGACTTCCAAAAAGCTACATTCTATATGATAAAGCATTGGAAGAATATGGAGCACTCATTGAGAGAGTGAAGAAAGAGGGAAAAACCCATTTTAGCGAGATCATCGTAACTTGTGAGCCTGTTTCAGTAGTCGGCACAATTTTCATTAAGAACTCTCAAGTTATCTCTCACGTTGAACTTGTGGCGGGATCCAACTCTATACTACTGCCTCCACCTCCCCTGGCTGAAAGCTACGTAGTTTTGGAAGCTGATGGTTGGGGAGAGGCTATAAAAATTGATATTCAAAATGTGAGGGATCCTTCTTCGAGGATTCTCGATGTCCTCTCCGCACTGGAGTCTGGTGCTTTCAGCTGCAAGGAAAAGGGGAGAGAATAATGAGATGGCCAAAAAAGAGAGAGCTCTTGGCCTTCTATTTTCTCTCGAAGGAAATGCAAGAGAAGGAGGTTTCTGCCTTTGAAATTGCAAGTGCTCTCAAAACGGAGCTCTGCTTATCCATGGCAACTTCGAGGAGAATAGTGAAGAGGCTGCTATCTCTTGGAATGCTTGAAAGAGGCTCTGAAGGAAGGCTGAAAGTGAGGAAGATGGAAGATTACTTTGAAAAAGCTTACAGCAAATATAAGGAAGATAGGTGCAGAAGAAAGAAGCGTATGGGTAAGATAGAGAGAGGGAAGTGAACTTATCTTCTTCACATTAAAAATAAAATTTTAGAGTAAAAACCATTATATTGTTTTCAAAATATTTTGAATTGAATTATGGTGATGAGATTGACATTTGATGTGGACAGAGTCAGAGAGGATTTTCCTATATTAAACAGAAAAATAAATGGACGACAGCTGATATACTTTGACAATGCAGCTACAACCCAGAGGCCAAAGCAGGTAGTAGAGGCTATAGCAAGATTCTACCTTCATAGCAATGCTAATGTCCATAGGGGAATGCATGCTCTTTCTCAGGAAGCTAGCCAGATGTTCGAGGAAGCTCATGAGACTGTTGCTAAATTTATCAATGCAGATTCATGGCAAGAAATAGTTTTGACATTGAACACGACAGATTCCATAAACTTGGTTGCTTGGGGATGGGGGCTGAAAAATCTATCTCCAGGCGATGAAATATTGCTAACAGTTATGGATCATCACAGCAATATGCTGCCCTGGAGAATTGTTGCTAGCAAACTTGGTGCAGTTGTGAAGTATGTTGATATAGATGATGAGGGAAGAATTAACTATGATGACCTCGAAGAGAAGCTCAATGAGAGGACTAAGATAGTTGCCTTCCCTATGGCGAGCAATGTTGTGGGAACAATTAATGATATTAGAAGAATATCGAGGCTTGCTCACTCAGTTGGAGCGATAGTTGTTGGAGATGGTGCCCAATATGTTCCACATGTACCAACAGATGTTAGGAGCCTAGAGCTTGACTTCATGGCATTCAGTGGGCATAAAATGCTAGGCCCCATGGGAGTAGGAATTCTATGGGGAAGGAGAGATGTGCTTGAGGAACTCATGCCATTCAGGGTTGGAGGAGAGACTATTGAGGATGTGACTCTGGAGAGCATCAAGTGGCAACCCCTTCCCTGGAGGCTAGAAGCTGGAACTCCGAATGTTGCAGGGATGATAGGACTGGCTGAGGCAGTGAAGTATTTGAGTAGAATTGGAATGGAGAATGTGAGAAAACATGACATTGAGCTAACCGACAGGGCTCTTAGATTATTGATGGAGCTTGGAGAGGAAGTCTCAATTCTTGGTCCAAAGAGAGCGGAAGAGAGAACGGGATTAATAGCATTCAATATAAAGGGACTGCATTATCACACTGTTGCAAAGGCTCTGGATATCTTTGGAATCGCTGTTAGGAGTGGAGGACATTGTGCCCATCCGCTCCATTATAGGCTCGGAACGAGGGGAAGCGTAAGGGCAAGTTTCTACATATACAATACAGTTCAGGAGGTCAATGCCTTCTATGAAGCTCTGAAAGCCATATTATCGCTGAGAGAGAGGCTTTCTTCTGAGCCTGTAGAAGAGGTTTGCACGGGCACTTGAGGCAGCACTACTGCACAGAAACGCACCCAACTCTCTCGACA contains these protein-coding regions:
- a CDS encoding cytosine permease, with product MSSYKDHPDLLPIPSDKRSTTGWQYVLMILSMAITTSIFFLGWISQILGLNLLQTVVAAFIGNTVIALVMYFNGYVGIKYGIPFPVQLRPAFGYRGSILPMLVRAIVSIFWYGVDGYIAAWAMTEMILVLLGKPSDWIIANGLLYTPYTFIFYLLLVWTFGYFRITGIKYFDTLAGPLLLIFFAWFTYYMAGLPNLPGKMPSWTQGGVPWISNSFFLAVAVQTAWWGTIALNVSDICRWNKGTKSLISGHILGLIAPQVVGTALGFIATTLTGGTYSPIDIIAKYTPSAGVAFFGLVFAFMATASTNLTGDVPAATNAIIRLTRLGWVKSLTIATVLGWLVIGPYSIVYWKQSLDVANYLTNFNWYYSMWLGPIAGIMVIDFWVIRKREYLLDELYNIGPQGKYWYSSGINWMGVGSFLLGILGEYIISWARGTLQFYYGIPVPGEELAWYYGFFISLLLYSILSLAFKTYALPEKKTK
- the prf1 gene encoding peptide chain release factor aRF-1, translated to MSFQISKEQLRALLKELKQWRAPATTLLSLYIPPGRPVSDVVNMLRTELSITDNIKLKRTKDAVQTSLSMAIDRLSSISKIPENGLVLFCGVNSDTGKQICMMFSPPETVKIYYYRTDKWFHTEFLEEMVSEKNYYGLIIIERDEATIGLLKGTTIELLDNLMSYIPGKHTKGGQSQRRFDRIIEQMVEDFYKTVAERVKQLFEPILLEGKLKGILIGGPGYSKQDFVNGEYLEKRFRDLVINKLIDVGYQNEAGLRELVIKASDVLQDHRYSDAFKRVEELKTHMAKADGLAIFGYDEVKQAADIGALQVLLVVEDHPLIDELEALAKKSGAELVVVPLNSPEGEWLQSSFEGIAGIVRYKIF
- a CDS encoding SufS family cysteine desulfurase, which gives rise to MRLTFDVDRVREDFPILNRKINGRQLIYFDNAATTQRPKQVVEAIARFYLHSNANVHRGMHALSQEASQMFEEAHETVAKFINADSWQEIVLTLNTTDSINLVAWGWGLKNLSPGDEILLTVMDHHSNMLPWRIVASKLGAVVKYVDIDDEGRINYDDLEEKLNERTKIVAFPMASNVVGTINDIRRISRLAHSVGAIVVGDGAQYVPHVPTDVRSLELDFMAFSGHKMLGPMGVGILWGRRDVLEELMPFRVGGETIEDVTLESIKWQPLPWRLEAGTPNVAGMIGLAEAVKYLSRIGMENVRKHDIELTDRALRLLMELGEEVSILGPKRAEERTGLIAFNIKGLHYHTVAKALDIFGIAVRSGGHCAHPLHYRLGTRGSVRASFYIYNTVQEVNAFYEALKAILSLRERLSSEPVEEVCTGT